Proteins from a genomic interval of Methanothermobacter tenebrarum:
- a CDS encoding pseudomurein-binding repeat-containing protein codes for MKRFLLLAIMFFILMNGVHGTDLSYSEISVASKVIEKYGSSNGKIPNGIVIDNKSISMDDYLYAAARTTINLNTNQKKTITTNNYKPPTNPPTITATGTLTKTAYLQTAQNIKKYMETNKRSPNYATTSIGKVNYQSLIYAYSRIINFYNNNGRLPNSITVIGITKNLVNTTNATNSVVIGRTAYGVVVREGPYGNSTSPDKVVFIVGVHPLESQSHNAIIEAIRTLNRSLNKCYYIYRVNVTKDASDYEKGRLNGQLLANQYVVPDAKKMLPKLVIDVHSNKGNYFVNNFLFVPYTSTEANRIANMIKDKTSWLTIYTPPTSTSATYVTIPLIKAGIPSIIYETYAYDPYAKTLQHATQIVSIIDGLVL; via the coding sequence ATGAAAAGATTTTTATTACTTGCAATCATGTTTTTCATTTTAATGAACGGTGTTCATGGCACTGATCTTTCCTATAGTGAGATTTCTGTAGCCTCTAAGGTAATCGAAAAGTATGGTTCTTCTAATGGCAAAATACCTAATGGAATTGTCATAGATAATAAGAGCATTTCCATGGACGATTACCTTTATGCGGCGGCGAGAACAACAATAAACCTAAATACCAACCAAAAAAAGACAATAACAACCAACAACTACAAACCGCCAACAAACCCACCAACCATTACAGCAACAGGAACACTCACAAAAACAGCATACCTACAAACAGCCCAAAACATCAAAAAATACATGGAAACCAACAAAAGATCACCAAACTATGCCACAACGAGCATTGGCAAAGTAAACTACCAAAGCTTAATCTACGCCTACAGCAGGATAATAAACTTCTACAATAACAATGGAAGATTGCCAAATTCTATAACAGTCATTGGAATCACAAAAAATCTAGTAAATACAACAAATGCTACGAATAGTGTAGTTATTGGCAGGACAGCTTATGGTGTAGTTGTGCGCGAAGGCCCTTATGGAAACTCCACTTCTCCTGATAAGGTGGTTTTTATAGTGGGTGTGCATCCTCTGGAGTCACAATCCCACAATGCTATTATCGAGGCTATAAGAACTTTAAATAGGTCTCTTAACAAATGTTACTACATTTACAGGGTAAATGTTACAAAGGATGCGTCTGATTACGAGAAGGGCAGGCTCAATGGCCAATTATTAGCTAACCAGTATGTAGTCCCCGATGCGAAAAAGATGTTACCAAAACTAGTAATTGATGTTCACTCAAATAAGGGCAATTATTTCGTGAACAATTTCTTATTCGTTCCCTATACTTCCACAGAAGCTAATAGAATAGCTAACATGATAAAAGATAAAACAAGTTGGTTAACAATTTACACTCCACCAACATCAACTAGCGCTACATATGTTACCATACCTTTAATAAAGGCAGGCATACCATCCATAATATATGAAACATACGCATATGATCCGTACGCCAAAACATTACAACATGCCACACAGATTGTTTCAATAATAGATGGCCTAGTCCTATAA